One Phycisphaeraceae bacterium genomic window carries:
- a CDS encoding low molecular weight phosphotyrosine protein phosphatase, with the protein MGNICRSPTAEGVFRALLARESLEERVFVDSAGTGGWHAGEPPDGRAAAAAAKRGYDLSAQRARQVSLNDFHHFHFMIAMDSQNIRDLRAIAPAAMREKPRLLLDFAREPLPTREVPDPYYGGVDGFDRVLDLVEAGCHGLLHEVASFLRAPR; encoded by the coding sequence ATGGGGAACATCTGCAGGTCCCCGACGGCCGAGGGCGTGTTCCGCGCGCTGCTGGCGCGCGAATCGCTCGAGGAGCGCGTCTTCGTTGATTCCGCCGGCACCGGCGGCTGGCACGCGGGCGAGCCGCCCGACGGACGCGCCGCCGCCGCCGCCGCGAAACGCGGGTACGACCTCAGCGCCCAGCGCGCGCGCCAGGTCAGTCTGAACGATTTCCACCACTTCCACTTCATGATCGCGATGGACTCGCAGAACATCCGCGACCTGCGCGCGATCGCGCCCGCCGCCATGCGAGAGAAGCCCCGGCTCCTCCTCGACTTCGCGCGCGAGCCGCTCCCGACGCGCGAGGTGCCCGATCCGTACTACGGCGGCGTCGACGGGTTCGACCGCGTCCTCGACCTCGTCGAGGCCGGCTGCCACGGGCTGCTCCACGAGGTCGCCTCCTTCCTGCGCGCCCCCCGGTGA
- a CDS encoding fructosamine kinase family protein: MSAHDAQLVARVERAIGERPSRVSPLAGGCVADVRLAEFPSGLRVAVKLDDRPAPTLDIEAEMLDDLRTRSDLPVPRTIHAEPSLLVLEHIENEGTITSRASEQEHAASLLAALHGVRPAPPNDLRFGYERDTLIGPLAQRNGWGGSWVEFFRERRLLAMTDEALRAGAMPSSLASRLREFAERRLGALIDEPDAPSLVHGDAWAGNILVRAGRVAAFIDPALSYSHAETELAFGTLFGTFGERFFDAYRERRPIAPGFFEVRRDVYNLYPLLVHVRLFGAGYVSQVDAIIRRFGV; the protein is encoded by the coding sequence GTGAGCGCACATGACGCCCAGCTGGTCGCGCGCGTGGAGCGAGCGATCGGGGAGCGCCCCTCGCGCGTTTCGCCCCTGGCAGGAGGGTGCGTCGCCGACGTTCGCCTCGCCGAGTTCCCGTCGGGCCTGCGCGTCGCGGTGAAGCTCGACGACCGACCGGCGCCGACCCTCGATATCGAGGCGGAGATGCTCGACGACCTGCGCACCCGCAGCGACCTGCCCGTGCCGCGGACGATCCACGCCGAGCCCTCGCTGCTCGTGCTCGAGCACATCGAGAACGAGGGCACGATCACCTCGCGCGCGAGCGAGCAGGAACACGCGGCGTCGCTCCTCGCGGCGCTGCACGGCGTGCGTCCCGCCCCGCCGAACGACCTGCGGTTCGGGTACGAGCGCGACACGCTCATCGGCCCCCTCGCGCAGCGGAACGGGTGGGGGGGATCGTGGGTGGAGTTTTTCCGCGAGCGCCGGCTCCTGGCGATGACGGACGAAGCGTTGCGCGCCGGCGCGATGCCGTCATCGCTCGCGTCGCGCCTGCGCGAGTTCGCGGAACGCCGCCTCGGCGCCCTGATCGACGAGCCGGACGCGCCCTCGCTCGTCCACGGCGACGCGTGGGCCGGCAACATCCTTGTGCGCGCTGGGCGCGTCGCGGCGTTCATCGACCCGGCGCTGTCGTACTCGCACGCCGAGACCGAGCTCGCCTTCGGGACGCTGTTCGGGACCTTCGGCGAGCGGTTCTTCGACGCGTACCGCGAGCGCCGGCCGATCGCGCCCGGGTTCTTCGAGGTCCGGCGCGATGTGTACAACCTCTACCCGCTCCTGGTCCATGTCCGGCTTTTCGGGGCCGGGTATGTCTCCCAGGTTGACGCGATCATCCGCCGCTTCGGGGTGTAG
- a CDS encoding phosphopantothenoylcysteine decarboxylase, protein MHPTRTRLLITAGPTHEPIDAVRFIGNRSSGRLGIALAERAAARGVETTLLLGPTALGPTDTRARTVRFRTTADLQALLESHVPACDVLVMAAAVADYRPRPDAAASLGGSPTGKLRREKRVITLELEPTPDLLAGCAERVRAAGGAQRLIGFALEPRDGLLDAARAKLARKGCDAIVANPLETMDAPTIEASLVWKDGRIDSTGGPIDKTAFADWLLDLILA, encoded by the coding sequence ATGCACCCGACGCGAACGAGATTGCTGATCACCGCCGGCCCGACGCACGAGCCGATCGACGCCGTGCGCTTCATCGGGAACCGCTCGTCGGGGCGTCTGGGCATCGCGCTCGCCGAACGGGCGGCGGCCCGGGGCGTCGAGACGACCCTTCTGCTGGGACCGACCGCGCTGGGCCCCACGGATACGCGTGCCCGAACCGTCCGGTTCCGAACCACCGCCGACCTCCAGGCCCTGCTCGAGTCGCATGTGCCCGCCTGCGACGTGCTCGTGATGGCCGCCGCCGTCGCCGACTACCGCCCTCGCCCAGACGCCGCCGCTTCGCTGGGGGGCTCCCCCACCGGCAAGCTCCGTCGCGAGAAGCGCGTCATCACGCTCGAACTCGAGCCCACGCCCGACCTGCTGGCCGGCTGCGCCGAGCGTGTGCGCGCCGCAGGCGGCGCGCAGCGTCTGATCGGTTTCGCCCTCGAGCCGCGCGACGGGCTGCTGGACGCGGCGCGCGCGAAACTCGCGCGCAAGGGCTGCGACGCGATTGTCGCGAATCCCCTCGAGACCATGGACGCCCCCACGATCGAGGCCTCGCTCGTCTGGAAAGACGGGCGGATCGACTCGACGGGTGGCCCTATCGACAAGACCGCGTTCGCCGACTGGCTGCTCGACCTGATCCTGGCGTGA
- the tadA gene encoding Flp pilus assembly complex ATPase component TadA, which translates to MARSRKKIGEILVGWGMAKPEQIDKAMQAAKASNKRLGDALVDMGVVKEEQVAKALAFQFGLPYYDLKEKDNADKINRELVPEELQRKHLILPIEKQNGRLKLVISDPMNLEMLDALRFRLSTEIDPVIGAKSLIKSLLEAGAGGGEGGATAALQQATGGSLITASIDKSLDKSIDASIDRDAQPDAPIIKLCNRMIIEAVQNRASDIHIEPMADRVRIRYRIDGVCIERDNLPKRMQNAVLTRIKLMAGVNIAEKRIPQDGRIKLPVGDSVVDFRVSACPIYHGESVVLRILRPDSVRIGLENLGFEEETLEIFHRIIKRPNGIFLVTGPTGSGKTTTLYTALDLLNRPDKKIITAEDPIEYAFTGINQCQVRESIGLSFQNILRAMLRQAPNIILVGEIRDKEVAEVAIQAALTGHLVFSTLHTNDAPSAMTRLIDMGVKPFLVASSIQAVLAQRLVRVLCKECKELDNDPEPKMLRLVGLSRDEAVGKVYKPVGCPKCNGTGFRGRRAIFEMMMMTNELRDLAFKQAPVSQLRRAAIASGMKTLLDDGKRKILKGFTTPEEIAKFAQTAVDMEVAEA; encoded by the coding sequence ATGGCACGATCGCGCAAGAAAATCGGTGAGATCCTGGTCGGCTGGGGCATGGCCAAGCCCGAGCAGATCGACAAGGCGATGCAGGCCGCCAAGGCGTCGAACAAACGCCTCGGCGACGCCCTCGTCGACATGGGCGTGGTCAAGGAAGAGCAGGTCGCCAAGGCGCTCGCCTTCCAGTTCGGCCTGCCTTATTACGACCTCAAGGAGAAGGACAACGCCGACAAGATCAACCGGGAGCTCGTCCCGGAAGAGCTGCAGCGCAAGCACCTCATCCTGCCCATCGAGAAGCAGAACGGGCGCCTGAAGCTCGTCATCAGCGACCCGATGAACCTCGAGATGCTCGACGCGCTCCGGTTCCGCCTGAGCACCGAGATCGACCCGGTGATCGGCGCCAAGAGTCTGATCAAGTCGCTGCTCGAGGCCGGCGCCGGCGGCGGGGAGGGCGGCGCGACCGCGGCGCTCCAGCAGGCCACGGGCGGGTCGCTCATCACCGCGTCCATCGACAAGTCCCTGGACAAGTCCATCGACGCGTCGATCGACCGCGACGCCCAGCCCGACGCGCCGATCATCAAGCTCTGCAACCGGATGATCATCGAGGCGGTCCAGAACCGCGCCTCCGACATTCACATCGAGCCCATGGCCGATCGCGTGCGCATCCGCTATCGCATCGACGGCGTGTGCATCGAGCGCGACAACCTGCCCAAGCGCATGCAGAACGCGGTGCTCACTCGCATCAAGCTCATGGCGGGCGTCAACATCGCCGAGAAGCGCATCCCCCAGGACGGTCGCATCAAGCTCCCCGTGGGCGACTCGGTCGTCGACTTCCGCGTGTCGGCCTGCCCGATCTATCACGGCGAATCGGTTGTCCTGCGTATTCTCCGCCCCGACTCGGTGCGCATCGGCCTCGAGAACCTCGGCTTCGAGGAAGAAACGCTCGAGATCTTCCACCGGATCATCAAGCGCCCCAACGGCATCTTCCTCGTCACCGGGCCCACCGGCTCGGGCAAGACGACCACGCTCTACACGGCGCTCGACCTGCTGAACCGCCCGGACAAGAAGATCATCACCGCCGAGGACCCGATCGAGTACGCGTTCACCGGCATCAACCAGTGCCAGGTGCGTGAGAGCATCGGGCTGAGCTTCCAGAACATCCTCCGCGCGATGCTCCGCCAGGCGCCCAACATCATCTTGGTGGGTGAGATCCGAGACAAGGAAGTGGCCGAGGTCGCTATTCAGGCTGCGCTCACGGGCCACCTCGTGTTCAGCACGCTCCACACCAACGACGCGCCCAGCGCGATGACGCGACTCATCGACATGGGCGTCAAGCCGTTCCTTGTCGCGTCGTCCATCCAGGCCGTCCTCGCCCAGCGACTCGTGCGAGTCCTCTGCAAGGAGTGCAAGGAGCTCGACAACGACCCCGAGCCCAAGATGCTCCGGCTCGTCGGGCTTTCGCGCGACGAGGCGGTTGGCAAGGTCTACAAGCCCGTCGGCTGCCCCAAGTGCAACGGCACGGGGTTCCGAGGGCGCCGAGCCATCTTCGAGATGATGATGATGACCAACGAGCTGCGCGACCTCGCCTTCAAGCAGGCGCCCGTCTCGCAGCTGCGCCGCGCCGCCATCGCGTCGGGCATGAAGACCCTGCTCGACGACGGCAAACGCAAGATCCTCAAGGGCTTCACCACCCCCGAAGAGATCGCCAAGTTCGCCCAGACCGCCGTCGACATGGAAGTCGCCGAGGCCTGA
- a CDS encoding type IV pilus twitching motility protein PilT: MATVQIDRLLDTVVKLSASDLHLTVGRPPTLRLHGAMRNLQTKVLDSDDMVALMKSITPEKNQQEIQEVGGTDFGFAYGDAARFRVSVFRQRGDLAIVCRLIPSRLLTFEQIGIPEICRSLIRRPRGLFLVTGPTGSGKTTTLATMLDYINDTMDRHIITLEDPIEYYHYHKKSVVNQREIHNDVPSFAEGLRRALRQDPDVILVGEMRDLETIESAIRAAETGHLVFGTLHTTGAAKTIDRVVDAFPVSQQNQIRVQLSTSLISVLSQQLLKRVDTKGMVAAYEFLVVTPAIQNLIRENKSFRIDSSIQTGKKFGMQLLDEHLWSLYSRGMISAEDMIDKSKNPGDLTERVHKAGKLVGREEFDTADVSAGD; encoded by the coding sequence ATGGCGACCGTTCAGATCGACCGCCTTCTCGACACCGTGGTCAAGCTCAGCGCGAGCGACCTCCACCTCACCGTGGGGCGCCCGCCCACCCTTCGCCTCCACGGCGCCATGCGCAACCTCCAGACCAAGGTTCTCGACAGCGACGACATGGTCGCGCTGATGAAGTCCATCACCCCCGAGAAGAACCAGCAGGAGATCCAGGAAGTCGGCGGCACCGACTTCGGCTTCGCCTACGGCGACGCGGCCCGCTTCCGCGTGTCGGTCTTCCGCCAGCGCGGCGACCTCGCGATCGTCTGTCGTCTTATCCCCAGCCGCCTGCTCACCTTCGAGCAGATCGGCATCCCCGAGATCTGCCGCAGTCTCATCCGGCGCCCCCGCGGCCTGTTCCTGGTCACCGGGCCCACCGGCTCGGGCAAGACCACGACGCTGGCGACGATGCTCGACTACATCAACGACACGATGGACCGGCACATCATCACGCTCGAGGACCCGATCGAGTACTACCACTACCACAAGAAGTCGGTGGTGAACCAGCGAGAGATCCACAACGACGTCCCGTCGTTCGCCGAGGGCCTCCGCCGAGCCCTGCGACAGGACCCCGACGTGATCCTCGTCGGCGAAATGCGAGACCTCGAGACGATCGAGTCCGCGATTCGCGCCGCCGAGACGGGCCACCTGGTGTTCGGCACCCTCCACACGACCGGCGCCGCCAAGACCATCGACCGCGTGGTCGACGCCTTCCCGGTCTCCCAGCAGAACCAGATCCGCGTCCAGTTGAGCACCTCGCTCATCTCGGTGCTCTCCCAGCAGCTCCTCAAGCGGGTCGACACCAAGGGCATGGTCGCGGCCTACGAGTTCCTCGTGGTCACCCCGGCCATCCAGAACCTCATCCGCGAGAACAAGTCCTTCCGAATCGACTCCTCGATTCAGACCGGCAAGAAGTTCGGCATGCAGCTCCTGGACGAGCACCTCTGGTCGCTCTACAGCCGCGGCATGATCTCCGCCGAGGACATGATCGACAAGTCCAAGAACCCCGGCGACCTCACCGAACGCGTCCACAAGGCCGGCAAACTGGTCGGGCGCGAGGAGTTCGACACCGCCGATGTCTCGGCCGGCGACTGA
- the gspE gene encoding type II secretion system ATPase GspE: protein MATTPQINPAELKNRKLGRVLTKLGKVSREQVQEALDIQKNKKAPIGEILVELGYVTKRDVLEALAGQQGLSFYDLSGVETLEAEAVDAVPAETAQAYQVVPITFQQKGRKIEIALKDPNNFRAIDDLRLLMGFNVTAYVADPADVDRLLKKHFSRKESVTDVVSAMASDEKFASLVGRGASIDLDAVLEAAEDNKIIKLLNLVLMQAIKDRASDIHFEPFEEEFKMRYRIDGVLYEMVPPPKHLGPAITSRVKVMANLDIAERRLPQDGRIELQVAGHPVDLRVSVLPTMYGESVVMRVLDRSNVELSIDRVGLSPDDFTLVSRLITKPNGIVIVTGPTGSGKTTTLYAALATLNSPDIKILTAEDPVEYDIDGLCQVQVNPEVELTFAKALRSFLRQDPDIILVGEIRDLETAQIAVQASLTGHLVFSTLHTNDAPSSIVRLLDLGLEPFLVTATLEAIIAQRLVRTICPKCKESFTPSEEQLMELELRSEDVRGRQFYRGRGCDNCNGSGYRGRMGLFEILVMDDELREMVMNQASTAAVRNECRRKGMRTLREAGLQAIYNGQSTIDEVVRETLSDA, encoded by the coding sequence ATGGCGACGACTCCGCAGATCAACCCGGCTGAACTGAAGAACCGAAAGCTCGGTCGCGTCCTGACCAAGCTCGGCAAGGTTTCGCGCGAGCAGGTCCAGGAAGCCCTGGACATCCAGAAGAATAAGAAAGCCCCGATCGGGGAGATTCTGGTCGAGCTGGGGTACGTCACCAAGCGGGATGTGCTCGAGGCCCTCGCCGGGCAGCAGGGCCTGAGCTTCTACGACCTGTCAGGGGTGGAGACGCTCGAAGCCGAGGCGGTCGACGCCGTCCCGGCCGAGACCGCGCAGGCGTATCAGGTGGTCCCCATCACCTTCCAGCAGAAGGGGCGCAAGATCGAGATCGCCCTGAAGGACCCGAACAATTTCCGGGCGATCGACGACCTTCGTCTGCTGATGGGCTTCAACGTGACTGCGTACGTCGCCGACCCTGCCGACGTGGACCGGCTGCTGAAGAAGCACTTCAGCCGCAAGGAGTCCGTGACGGACGTGGTCTCGGCGATGGCGTCCGACGAGAAGTTCGCGTCGCTGGTGGGTCGCGGCGCGTCGATCGACCTTGACGCGGTCCTGGAGGCCGCCGAGGACAACAAGATCATCAAGCTGCTCAACCTCGTGTTGATGCAGGCGATCAAGGACCGCGCGTCGGACATCCACTTCGAGCCGTTCGAGGAGGAGTTCAAGATGCGATACCGCATCGACGGCGTCCTCTACGAGATGGTGCCCCCGCCCAAGCACCTCGGCCCGGCGATCACCAGCCGCGTCAAGGTCATGGCGAACCTCGACATCGCGGAGCGCCGCCTGCCGCAGGACGGCCGCATCGAGCTGCAGGTGGCCGGGCACCCGGTCGACCTGCGCGTGAGCGTGCTCCCGACGATGTACGGCGAGTCGGTGGTCATGCGCGTGCTCGACCGCTCGAACGTCGAGCTCTCGATCGACCGCGTCGGGCTCTCGCCCGACGACTTCACGCTCGTCAGCCGGCTGATCACCAAGCCCAACGGGATCGTGATCGTCACGGGCCCGACCGGCTCGGGCAAGACGACCACGCTGTACGCGGCGCTCGCGACGCTCAACAGCCCCGACATCAAGATCCTGACGGCGGAGGACCCCGTCGAGTACGACATCGACGGGCTCTGCCAGGTGCAGGTGAACCCCGAGGTCGAACTGACCTTCGCCAAAGCACTGCGTTCCTTCCTGCGTCAGGACCCCGACATCATCCTCGTCGGCGAGATCCGAGACCTGGAGACCGCGCAGATCGCGGTGCAGGCGTCGCTGACGGGCCACCTCGTGTTCAGCACGCTGCACACCAACGACGCGCCGTCGTCCATTGTGCGTCTGCTGGATCTCGGCCTCGAGCCGTTCCTCGTGACCGCGACGCTCGAGGCGATCATCGCCCAGCGCCTCGTGCGCACGATCTGCCCGAAGTGCAAGGAATCGTTCACGCCCTCCGAGGAGCAGCTCATGGAGCTCGAGCTGCGCAGCGAGGACGTGCGCGGGCGCCAGTTCTATCGCGGGCGCGGCTGCGACAACTGCAACGGCTCGGGGTATCGCGGGCGCATGGGTCTTTTCGAGATCCTCGTGATGGACGACGAGCTGCGCGAGATGGTGATGAATCAGGCCAGCACCGCCGCCGTTCGCAACGAGTGTCGGCGCAAGGGCATGCGGACCCTGCGCGAAGCGGGCCTGCAGGCGATCTACAACGGACAGTCCACGATCGACGAAGTGGTCCGCGAGACCCTCAGCGACGCGTAA
- a CDS encoding type II secretion system F family protein, which produces MPTFQYEALNAQGQPQKGTIDAGTGEEAIQRIKLQGLFPTSVREQKVKKTAGAPGAGDAKGKKKPAKKKSGGGFSIGKVKGKHLTTFTRQLSTLQDAGLPLLRSLQILENQQKPGKLKAVLQGVVEDVEGGAALSDAMAKHPRAFNRLYCKMVAAGEVGGVLDVILQRLADFMEKAERLKRKIIGAMIYPVAVIIVAAAIVTFIMYFIIPKFEEIFADFDVELPGITRTLINISTWVAGNMPGQKIPGAVWIFLLPFAIFGFFKLIRMTKPGRAATDATLAYSPIFGKLVRKSTVARFTRTLGTLISAGVPILEAILITRDTCGNWIYERALNKVHDSIREGESFAEPLRQSKTCDAIVVNMIDVGEETGDLDAMLMKIADNYDEEVDVAVSSLVSLLEPLMVIVLGGIVGTIVVAMFMPMVSMIEGLSK; this is translated from the coding sequence ATGCCGACCTTCCAGTACGAGGCGCTCAACGCGCAGGGCCAGCCCCAGAAGGGGACCATCGACGCCGGCACCGGCGAAGAGGCCATCCAGCGCATCAAGCTCCAGGGTCTCTTCCCCACCTCGGTGCGCGAGCAGAAGGTCAAGAAGACCGCCGGCGCGCCCGGGGCCGGCGACGCCAAGGGCAAGAAGAAGCCCGCCAAGAAGAAGTCCGGCGGCGGGTTCAGCATCGGCAAGGTGAAGGGCAAGCACCTCACCACCTTCACGCGTCAGCTCTCGACGCTGCAGGACGCCGGTCTGCCTCTGCTGCGATCCCTCCAGATCCTCGAGAACCAGCAGAAGCCCGGCAAGCTCAAGGCGGTTCTGCAGGGCGTGGTCGAGGACGTCGAGGGCGGCGCCGCCCTATCCGACGCGATGGCCAAGCACCCGCGCGCCTTCAACCGGCTCTATTGCAAGATGGTCGCCGCGGGCGAGGTCGGCGGCGTGCTCGACGTCATCCTCCAGCGCCTCGCCGACTTCATGGAGAAGGCCGAGCGACTCAAGCGCAAGATCATCGGCGCGATGATCTACCCCGTCGCGGTCATCATCGTCGCGGCGGCGATCGTCACCTTCATCATGTACTTCATCATCCCGAAGTTCGAAGAGATCTTCGCCGACTTCGACGTCGAGCTCCCCGGCATCACCCGCACGCTGATCAACATCAGCACCTGGGTCGCCGGCAACATGCCCGGCCAGAAGATCCCCGGCGCGGTCTGGATCTTCCTCCTGCCATTCGCGATCTTCGGCTTCTTCAAGCTCATCCGCATGACCAAGCCCGGGCGCGCCGCCACCGACGCGACCCTCGCCTACTCGCCCATCTTCGGCAAACTCGTGCGCAAGAGCACCGTCGCCCGATTCACCCGAACCCTCGGCACGCTCATCAGCGCCGGCGTCCCCATCCTCGAGGCCATCCTCATTACCCGCGACACCTGCGGCAACTGGATCTACGAGCGCGCGCTCAACAAGGTCCACGACTCCATCCGCGAGGGTGAGTCCTTCGCCGAGCCGCTCCGGCAGAGCAAGACCTGCGACGCCATCGTCGTCAACATGATCGACGTCGGCGAGGAAACCGGCGACCTCGACGCGATGCTCATGAAGATCGCCGACAACTACGACGAAGAGGTCGACGTCGCCGTCAGCTCGCTCGTGTCGCTGCTCGAGCCGCTCATGGTCATCGTGCTGGGCGGCATCGTCGGCACCATCGTCGTCGCGATGTTCATGCCCATGGTCTCGATGATCGAGGGGCTGTCCAAGTGA
- a CDS encoding prepilin-type N-terminal cleavage/methylation domain-containing protein, with protein sequence MTRQANPITARRRAGAFTLIELLVVVAIILLLVGILIPTGIFVLGNARKSSNLQLMRTISDGVDAFKNDFRYIPPLLAPQPTSNRLFYTPDHTLRNNHQGSARTANDRQLELRDRRWHSVAALPIYLMGIGELAPDIGDSTLTPAPRFLQENEPNYENRHDGADGLGIRDPGPDRSWGGAADRGRHLPTFQGRVYGPYIDPKIAESNMRLARAEDFPYRNTINPPLTQDVFDELSMFVFVDRYDSPIRYYKEWLEREPGVVPGPGEPDTSLRLAPLELLSYETVTRYRGVGQGTLSESRLVDGELVGKPFALLSAGPDGRWGERRREEIVAEPLLVGENIDSLSQTATGGISERARVFNAIKDNQRVTP encoded by the coding sequence GTGACCCGCCAGGCCAACCCCATCACGGCCCGTCGTCGCGCCGGCGCGTTCACGCTCATCGAGCTGCTCGTCGTCGTCGCGATCATCCTGCTGCTCGTGGGCATCCTCATCCCCACCGGCATCTTCGTGCTGGGCAACGCGAGGAAGTCGAGCAACCTTCAGCTGATGCGCACGATCAGCGACGGCGTCGACGCCTTCAAGAACGACTTCCGCTACATCCCGCCGCTGCTCGCGCCCCAGCCCACCTCGAACCGGCTCTTCTACACCCCCGACCACACGCTGCGCAACAACCATCAGGGCTCGGCGCGCACCGCCAACGACCGCCAGCTCGAGCTGCGCGACCGGCGCTGGCACAGCGTCGCCGCGCTGCCGATCTACCTGATGGGCATCGGCGAGCTCGCGCCCGACATCGGCGACTCCACGCTCACGCCCGCCCCTCGATTCCTGCAGGAAAACGAGCCCAACTACGAGAACCGCCACGACGGCGCCGACGGGCTCGGCATCCGCGACCCCGGCCCCGACCGCTCGTGGGGCGGCGCCGCCGACCGAGGCAGGCACCTGCCGACCTTCCAGGGGCGCGTCTACGGGCCCTACATCGACCCCAAGATCGCCGAGTCCAACATGCGCCTCGCGCGCGCCGAGGATTTCCCGTACCGCAACACGATCAACCCGCCCCTCACCCAGGACGTGTTCGACGAACTCAGCATGTTCGTGTTCGTCGACCGCTACGACTCGCCCATCCGGTACTACAAGGAATGGCTCGAGCGCGAGCCGGGCGTCGTGCCCGGCCCGGGCGAGCCCGACACCTCCCTGCGCCTCGCCCCGCTCGAGCTGCTCTCTTACGAGACCGTCACCCGCTATCGCGGCGTCGGCCAGGGCACGCTCAGCGAGAGCCGGCTCGTCGACGGCGAGCTGGTCGGCAAGCCCTTCGCGCTGCTCTCGGCCGGCCCCGACGGGCGCTGGGGCGAGCGCCGGCGCGAGGAGATCGTCGCCGAGCCGCTCCTCGTGGGCGAGAACATCGACTCGCTCAGCCAGACCGCGACCGGCGGCATCAGCGAGCGCGCACGCGTCTTCAACGCCATCAAGGACAACCAGAGGGTCACGCCATGA